From Paenibacillus sp. PK3_47, the proteins below share one genomic window:
- the leuD gene encoding 3-isopropylmalate dehydratase small subunit codes for MEAFKKLTGIVAPVDRVNVDTDAIIPKQFLKRIERTGFGQFLFYEWRFDEAGNDNPGFEMNKPRYQGASVLISRANFGCGSSREHAPWAIMDYGFRVVIAPSYADIFYNNCFKNGILPIKLSEEQVDDLFNRTAEHEGYSLTVDLENNKVSDDYGLSISFDLDEHRRQFLLQGLDDIGLTLQHADEIAAYEERHAAKLFA; via the coding sequence ATGGAAGCATTCAAGAAATTAACAGGAATTGTTGCTCCGGTGGACCGGGTCAATGTGGATACAGATGCAATTATTCCAAAACAGTTTTTGAAACGGATTGAGCGGACAGGGTTCGGACAGTTTCTGTTCTATGAATGGCGTTTTGACGAAGCAGGGAATGATAACCCTGGCTTTGAGATGAATAAACCCCGCTACCAGGGAGCATCGGTGCTGATCTCGCGCGCCAACTTTGGCTGCGGCTCATCCCGTGAACACGCGCCTTGGGCGATTATGGACTATGGCTTCAGAGTCGTTATTGCTCCGTCCTATGCGGATATTTTCTACAATAACTGCTTTAAGAACGGCATTCTGCCGATCAAGCTGTCCGAAGAGCAGGTGGATGATCTGTTCAACCGTACGGCTGAGCATGAGGGCTACAGCCTGACTGTTGACCTGGAGAACAACAAGGTCAGCGATGACTACGGACTCAGCATCAGCTTTGATCTGGATGAGCACCGCCGGCAGTTCCTGCTGCAGGGGCTGGATGACATCGGGCTTACGCTTCAGCATGCGGATGAAATTGCCGCCTATGAAGAGCGCCACGCCGCGAAGCTGTTCGCTTAA
- a CDS encoding LysR family transcriptional regulator, translating to MELRQLQYALQIAAERNFSRAADKLHIAQPSLSQQLSKLEKELGVMLFQRNTSSVELTYAGQKFVEHAGAIIDAVELLRQEMSDISQLRTGSVVVGSMPITGAHLLPHVLPVFKRKYADVEITLLEDSSMNLEKLTASGQTDLSLLSLPLEIPTLTYEVLGEERIDLAVPPEHRFAARGAEGIRTSLHELKDEPFIVLKQGQGFRKMTMDLCREAGFEPRIVFESNNMETVQSLVATGMGVTLVPHFIARAPRSEFVPVYLQLAEPVPSRTLVIAYRRGRYLSKAAEAFIDTFKTTVAALSEE from the coding sequence ATGGAACTTAGACAACTGCAATATGCCCTGCAAATTGCGGCAGAGCGGAATTTCTCCCGGGCTGCGGACAAGCTGCATATTGCCCAGCCCTCCCTTAGCCAGCAGCTGTCCAAGCTGGAAAAGGAGCTCGGCGTTATGCTGTTTCAGCGCAATACCAGCTCTGTGGAGCTGACCTATGCGGGCCAAAAGTTCGTGGAGCATGCCGGAGCCATTATTGACGCCGTGGAACTGCTGCGCCAGGAAATGTCGGATATTTCCCAGCTTCGTACCGGAAGTGTAGTCGTCGGCAGCATGCCGATCACCGGAGCCCACCTTCTTCCTCATGTACTGCCTGTGTTCAAACGGAAATATGCCGATGTGGAGATCACGCTGCTCGAAGATTCCTCCATGAATCTGGAAAAGCTTACAGCCAGCGGCCAGACCGATCTCAGCCTGCTGTCGCTTCCGCTGGAGATTCCTACACTTACTTATGAGGTGCTGGGAGAAGAACGGATTGATCTGGCCGTACCGCCTGAGCACCGTTTTGCCGCCAGAGGTGCGGAAGGCATCAGAACCTCGCTTCATGAGCTGAAGGACGAGCCGTTTATTGTACTTAAGCAAGGCCAGGGTTTCCGCAAAATGACGATGGATCTCTGCCGGGAAGCCGGCTTTGAGCCGCGCATTGTGTTTGAGAGCAATAATATGGAGACTGTGCAGTCGCTGGTCGCTACAGGCATGGGTGTTACACTTGTCCCCCACTTTATAGCGCGGGCGCCGCGCAGTGAGTTTGTTCCTGTATACCTGCAGCTTGCTGAACCCGTGCCCAGCCGGACTCTGGTCATCGCCTACCGCCGGGGACGCTACTTATCGAAGGCTGCCGAAGCTTTTATTGATACGTTTAAAACCACGGTTGCCGCCCTTTCTGAGGAGTAG
- the leuC gene encoding 3-isopropylmalate dehydratase large subunit: protein MGNKTMFEKIWDNHVIHQEEGKPSIIYIDLHLVHEVTSPQAFEGLRLSGRKVRRPELTFATMDHNVPTKDRFNITDPISKQQIDTLSQNCRDFGVRLFDLNDIDQGVVHVMGPEIGLTHPGKTIVCGDSHTSTHGAFGALAFGIGTSEVEHVLATQCLQQSKAKTMEVRFTGKRNPGVTAKDMILGVIAKYGTDFATGYVIEYTGEAIRELSMEERMTVCNMSIEGGARAGLIAPDEITFEYLRGREYVPQGAAYDAAVESWKNLVSDEGAEYDTVVEFDVETLIPQVTWGTSPGMGTDINSSVPNPADFTTENERKAAEKALEYMDLTPGTPMSEIDIDYVFIGSCTNGRIEDLRAAAQVARGHKVSDKVTAIVVPGSGRVKMQAEKEGLDKVFTEAGFEWREAGCSMCLAMNPDVLQPGQRCASTSNRNFEGRQGRGGRTHLVSPAMAAAAAIKGRFTDVRDWNYKTEAVNA, encoded by the coding sequence ATGGGCAACAAGACAATGTTTGAGAAAATTTGGGATAATCACGTAATTCATCAAGAGGAAGGCAAACCGAGCATCATTTATATCGATCTGCATCTGGTACATGAGGTTACTTCCCCGCAGGCTTTTGAAGGTCTTCGTCTGAGTGGCCGCAAGGTGCGCCGTCCGGAGCTTACTTTTGCAACCATGGACCACAACGTTCCAACCAAGGACCGTTTCAATATTACGGACCCTATCTCCAAGCAGCAGATTGACACCCTGTCGCAGAACTGCCGTGATTTCGGAGTCAGACTGTTTGACCTGAATGACATTGACCAAGGGGTCGTGCACGTAATGGGCCCTGAAATCGGCCTGACCCATCCCGGCAAAACAATTGTCTGCGGCGACAGCCATACCTCCACACATGGCGCTTTCGGCGCACTGGCGTTCGGGATCGGAACCAGTGAAGTTGAACACGTACTGGCTACACAGTGCCTGCAGCAGTCCAAAGCCAAGACGATGGAAGTGCGTTTTACAGGCAAACGTAATCCGGGCGTAACTGCAAAGGATATGATCCTCGGCGTTATTGCCAAATACGGTACAGACTTTGCTACAGGATATGTTATTGAATATACAGGTGAGGCTATCCGCGAGCTGTCGATGGAAGAGCGCATGACAGTCTGCAACATGTCGATCGAAGGCGGAGCGAGAGCAGGACTGATCGCGCCGGATGAAATTACATTTGAATATCTGCGCGGACGTGAGTACGTGCCTCAAGGCGCAGCCTACGATGCTGCCGTTGAGTCTTGGAAGAACCTCGTAAGTGACGAAGGTGCCGAGTACGATACCGTTGTCGAGTTCGATGTGGAAACCCTGATTCCTCAGGTAACCTGGGGCACCAGCCCGGGTATGGGTACCGATATTAATTCCAGCGTACCGAATCCGGCTGACTTCACCACTGAAAATGAACGCAAGGCTGCTGAAAAAGCGCTTGAATATATGGATTTGACACCAGGCACGCCGATGTCGGAAATTGATATTGATTATGTGTTCATCGGTTCCTGCACCAACGGACGGATTGAGGATCTGCGGGCAGCGGCTCAGGTAGCCAGAGGCCACAAGGTATCCGATAAAGTTACGGCAATTGTCGTACCGGGCTCCGGACGTGTGAAAATGCAGGCTGAAAAGGAAGGTCTCGATAAAGTATTCACTGAAGCGGGCTTTGAATGGCGCGAGGCGGGCTGCAGTATGTGCCTGGCGATGAACCCGGATGTTCTCCAGCCCGGACAGCGCTGCGCATCGACTTCGAACCGGAACTTTGAAGGACGCCAGGGACGCGGCGGACGCACGCACCTCGTATCTCCGGCAATGGCGGCTGCGGCTGCAATCAAGGGACGCTTTACCGACGTCCGTGACTGGAACTACAAGACTGAAGCCGTCAACGCATAG
- the proB gene encoding glutamate 5-kinase: MTGRIVVKIGSSSLSGPEGGLNREAVAFFASEIAALRADGCEVLLVTSGAVAAGFRGIGYASRPKLLHEKQAAAAVGQVMLMQAYQEAFANHGIPTAQILLTRTDFCSRRAMNNAMMTVEELLRQGAVPVFNENDTVSVDELKFGDNDTLSALVANLLKASRLLVLTDMDGLYSGDPRKYPDAVRYQLVEEITPEIYAIAGGAGSSVGTGGMRSKIDAAKIATRGGVPVFIGRAFEPGDLQLAAAGNGKGTYFATTLSSLPVKKQWLGFMSTPLGSLYVDEGAVEALLHGGHSLLPVGVKRIEGSFHSGDVVEVLGPDARLLGRGIVNYDDSQLRSIQGLPTREIVPKLGEVHRLEVIHRDEWITLR; the protein is encoded by the coding sequence ATGACGGGAAGAATTGTAGTCAAAATCGGCAGCAGCTCGCTGAGCGGTCCGGAAGGCGGATTGAACCGTGAGGCTGTAGCCTTCTTCGCTTCCGAAATCGCTGCGCTGCGTGCAGACGGCTGCGAAGTCCTGCTTGTAACCTCCGGGGCGGTGGCTGCAGGATTCCGCGGAATCGGCTATGCCTCCCGGCCAAAGCTGCTGCATGAGAAGCAGGCGGCCGCTGCCGTAGGGCAGGTTATGCTGATGCAGGCATATCAGGAGGCTTTTGCAAATCACGGAATACCTACTGCCCAGATTCTGCTGACCCGGACTGATTTCTGCAGCCGGCGGGCGATGAACAATGCCATGATGACGGTGGAAGAGCTGCTCCGGCAGGGCGCCGTTCCTGTCTTCAATGAGAACGACACGGTGTCGGTTGATGAGCTGAAATTCGGTGATAATGATACGCTGTCCGCCCTGGTCGCCAATCTCCTGAAAGCATCCCGCCTGCTTGTGCTGACCGATATGGACGGCCTGTACAGCGGCGATCCGCGCAAATACCCTGATGCTGTCCGTTATCAGCTCGTGGAGGAAATCACGCCAGAGATTTATGCCATCGCCGGCGGCGCAGGCTCCAGTGTAGGCACGGGCGGGATGCGCTCCAAAATCGATGCCGCCAAAATCGCTACCCGCGGAGGCGTGCCGGTATTTATCGGCAGAGCCTTTGAGCCGGGCGATCTGCAGCTGGCAGCAGCCGGTAACGGCAAAGGGACTTATTTTGCAACCACCTTATCTTCCTTACCGGTCAAAAAACAGTGGCTCGGCTTCATGTCCACTCCCCTCGGCTCCCTCTATGTGGATGAAGGCGCTGTAGAGGCGCTGCTCCATGGCGGCCACAGTCTGCTTCCCGTAGGGGTCAAAAGAATTGAAGGCAGCTTCCATTCCGGAGATGTTGTTGAGGTGCTGGGACCGGACGCCAGGCTGCTTGGACGGGGCATCGTCAATTATGATGACTCCCAGCTGCGCAGCATTCAGGGCCTGCCCACCCGCGAGATCGTGCCGAAGCTTGGAGAGGTCCATAGGCTGGAGGTTATCCACCGGGATGAATGGATTACTTTGCGGTAA
- a CDS encoding N-acetylmuramoyl-L-alanine amidase family protein, translating into MRRAGQRVLFLLLLPLLLLSFAGHGTAAAANGAGRIIMDNQEIALPKGVSLENVNGSVMIPIRVVVENLGFEVLWEQQSRKVTVQQDGKIVQLAVGSKTAEADGVSLALNAAPKQNGGTVLVPIRFVSEQFGLKVGWDNTDKTVYLTGGYTGGTETSADPLPSAVPVPAPVQPPVPSAVPDNTAEGAVPSSSPVPGTGGTAQGSPLVMGAVFSENKLIVATAGGVKPAVQKMSNPDRIVVDFQGAAFAPEFGSSLTGASAGGSPQGKLDTSGYPLVSEIRYALFSVNPSTVRFVIQTSRNQPYQLTSDDATGLVTIDLNVTNSGGDVNPGTGSGGRPLVVLDAGHGGTEPGAVSLTGRLEKEFNLAVVLKAGELLKRDNKIDVVYTRTADTTIGLQGRVKVAEAAGASLFISVHGNSLPATYPNREKINGSETYYSRSESLPLAQIMHKHLVAGTGFADRGVRTKSLHVTRETSMPAVLLEAGYLTNSGNETAMYSQQLQDSIAREIVAGIYEYLGI; encoded by the coding sequence ATGAGAAGAGCCGGACAACGGGTGTTATTTCTTTTGCTGCTGCCACTGCTACTGCTATCATTCGCCGGCCATGGTACTGCCGCTGCCGCAAACGGTGCGGGCAGAATTATTATGGACAACCAGGAGATTGCACTGCCCAAGGGGGTAAGCCTCGAAAATGTTAATGGAAGCGTTATGATTCCGATACGCGTTGTTGTGGAGAATCTGGGGTTTGAGGTGCTCTGGGAGCAGCAGTCGCGTAAAGTAACCGTCCAGCAGGACGGAAAGATTGTACAGCTTGCAGTAGGCAGCAAGACGGCGGAGGCCGACGGGGTGTCGCTGGCCCTGAACGCTGCACCCAAACAAAACGGCGGAACGGTACTGGTCCCCATCCGCTTCGTCAGCGAGCAGTTTGGACTGAAGGTGGGCTGGGATAACACAGACAAGACAGTTTATCTTACAGGAGGTTATACAGGCGGAACAGAAACTTCCGCAGATCCTCTGCCATCTGCTGTTCCGGTGCCTGCACCTGTCCAGCCCCCGGTTCCTTCCGCAGTTCCGGATAATACTGCAGAAGGTGCTGTACCGTCTTCGTCACCGGTACCAGGTACGGGAGGCACAGCCCAGGGCTCACCGCTAGTAATGGGCGCTGTATTCAGTGAGAACAAGCTCATTGTAGCCACGGCAGGCGGAGTTAAGCCGGCAGTCCAGAAGATGAGTAATCCGGACCGGATTGTGGTTGATTTCCAAGGGGCGGCTTTTGCTCCTGAGTTCGGAAGCAGCCTTACAGGAGCATCCGCAGGCGGCAGCCCGCAGGGCAAGCTCGATACAAGCGGATACCCGCTCGTCTCTGAGATCAGGTACGCGCTGTTCAGCGTTAATCCTTCCACCGTTAGGTTTGTTATCCAGACCTCCCGGAACCAGCCTTATCAGCTGACTTCTGATGATGCCACTGGCCTGGTGACCATTGATTTGAATGTTACCAATTCAGGCGGGGATGTGAACCCGGGAACGGGATCCGGCGGCAGGCCGCTGGTTGTTCTGGATGCCGGACATGGGGGAACCGAGCCCGGGGCGGTAAGTCTTACCGGCAGGCTGGAAAAGGAATTTAACCTTGCGGTCGTGCTGAAGGCAGGCGAACTGTTAAAAAGGGATAACAAGATAGATGTGGTTTATACACGTACAGCAGATACAACAATCGGTCTTCAGGGCCGGGTAAAGGTAGCAGAAGCAGCAGGTGCCAGCCTCTTTATCTCGGTGCATGGTAACTCATTGCCGGCTACATATCCGAACAGGGAGAAGATTAATGGCAGTGAAACTTATTATTCCAGAAGTGAAAGCCTGCCGCTCGCACAGATCATGCACAAACACCTGGTCGCCGGAACCGGCTTTGCAGACAGAGGTGTCCGAACCAAAAGTCTGCATGTCACCAGAGAAACGAGTATGCCCGCAGTCCTGCTGGAAGCAGGATATCTCACGAATTCTGGGAACGAAACGGCAATGTACAGCCAACAGCTCCAAGACAGCATTGCCAGAGAGATTGTTGCCGGAATCTATGAATATCTTGGAATTTAG
- a CDS encoding GerMN domain-containing protein, with protein sequence MNKKLTYAGVSALLLLVISGCGDKPTAAPAEAATGTDANAVVSGAGGNNTNSNTDNSTNNSESTGNSNNSSNNSGSNAPAATQAPAATEAPPAATDKPAAPEKQSRSITAYYTDPQQMDLVPGNATIEFSNDTEKYNEVFKSLQNSGSEDLVPLWGDMELKSLKFTDGQVLIDIHKPIEAQLGAGGEAMAISAIAQTFFQFEEVKSIDILLDGEQVESLMGHVDLEHPMTRENSGL encoded by the coding sequence ATGAATAAAAAACTGACATATGCAGGTGTTTCTGCGCTTCTTCTGCTGGTGATATCCGGTTGCGGCGACAAGCCGACGGCAGCACCGGCTGAAGCAGCCACCGGAACAGACGCTAACGCAGTCGTTAGCGGGGCCGGAGGCAACAACACTAATAGCAACACTGATAATAGCACCAACAACAGCGAGAGCACCGGGAACAGCAATAACAGCAGCAATAACAGCGGCAGCAATGCACCTGCCGCAACACAAGCTCCTGCGGCAACTGAAGCTCCTCCCGCAGCAACGGACAAACCGGCTGCACCGGAGAAGCAAAGCCGGAGCATCACTGCGTATTATACAGATCCGCAGCAGATGGACCTGGTTCCCGGCAATGCTACTATTGAATTTTCCAACGATACTGAGAAGTACAATGAAGTCTTCAAATCCCTGCAGAACAGCGGAAGTGAGGATCTTGTTCCTCTCTGGGGCGACATGGAGCTGAAATCCCTGAAGTTTACAGACGGACAGGTGCTGATAGATATCCATAAGCCTATTGAAGCCCAGCTCGGTGCCGGCGGTGAAGCTATGGCGATCAGTGCCATTGCCCAAACCTTTTTCCAGTTTGAAGAGGTGAAGTCAATAGATATTCTGCTGGACGGAGAGCAAGTGGAAAGCCTGATGGGGCACGTGGATCTTGAGCATCCGATGACCCGGGAGAACAGCGGATTATAA
- a CDS encoding N-acetylmuramoyl-L-alanine amidase family protein, whose amino-acid sequence MKKFAFTLLLLLFVLVIPEHGQAAAGTNKIFLDGRELTAGQDVPVENVNNSVMVPLRMIAENLGYKVDWNQKSKTVTIEQQGKTIKLIVDQTAASVDDKTVILQTAPLLRGGTTLVPIRFIGEQFGLTVTWDNVQKIVNLITPEAAGNNTGNDGNAGDGGTSVVVPPSETTNGLAMVNGLSFNENRLTIAMDGSSVPKVSKITGPDRIVIDLPNATFSDLFGTGQVLDPNLNGSLAVTDYPDVSGIRYSLYSTSPYTVRFVIDLNHAKNYSVEVTGDSSKLVVIDLNAQSTEDTATLPGNNGRKLVVLDAGHGAKDSGAVGVTGKYEKNFNLAIVLKAAELLKKENNIDVVLTRSDDTFLELKDRAAMANNLKADLFISVHANSSGSSAASGTETYYQRADSKAFANVMHKYLVQATGLSDRGVRYGNFHVIRETTMPAVLLEAGYLSNKKDESQLFTESLQNKVAESIVKGIKEYLGL is encoded by the coding sequence ATGAAGAAATTTGCTTTTACACTGTTGCTGCTGTTATTCGTGCTGGTTATACCAGAACATGGACAAGCTGCTGCCGGAACCAACAAGATTTTTCTTGACGGCAGGGAGCTGACTGCGGGACAGGACGTTCCGGTGGAGAACGTCAATAACTCTGTTATGGTGCCCCTGAGAATGATCGCCGAGAACCTTGGTTACAAGGTGGACTGGAATCAGAAGAGCAAGACGGTTACGATTGAACAGCAAGGCAAGACGATCAAGCTGATTGTGGACCAGACGGCGGCGTCTGTCGATGACAAGACCGTCATACTTCAGACAGCTCCCCTGCTGCGCGGAGGTACGACACTGGTGCCGATAAGGTTCATCGGTGAGCAGTTTGGTTTAACAGTTACTTGGGACAACGTCCAGAAGATTGTAAACCTTATTACCCCGGAAGCTGCAGGAAATAACACGGGAAATGATGGAAACGCCGGTGACGGCGGGACAAGCGTTGTAGTTCCTCCCAGTGAGACAACAAACGGTTTGGCGATGGTAAATGGCCTGAGCTTTAACGAAAACCGTCTGACGATTGCGATGGACGGAAGTTCTGTGCCGAAGGTGTCGAAGATAACCGGACCTGACCGGATTGTCATTGATCTGCCGAATGCTACATTTTCCGACTTGTTCGGGACAGGGCAGGTGCTGGATCCTAATCTGAACGGCAGTCTTGCCGTGACGGATTATCCGGATGTCTCAGGCATACGGTACTCGCTGTACAGTACAAGCCCTTATACCGTAAGATTTGTAATTGACTTGAATCATGCCAAAAATTACAGTGTAGAGGTAACCGGAGACAGCTCAAAGCTGGTTGTGATTGACCTGAATGCCCAGAGCACCGAGGATACGGCTACATTGCCCGGCAACAACGGCCGGAAGCTGGTAGTTCTGGATGCCGGTCATGGAGCCAAGGACTCCGGGGCGGTAGGTGTTACAGGGAAATATGAGAAAAATTTCAATCTGGCCATTGTACTTAAAGCTGCAGAGCTGCTGAAGAAGGAGAACAATATCGACGTCGTGCTGACCCGCAGCGATGATACTTTTCTTGAACTGAAGGACCGCGCAGCAATGGCTAATAATCTCAAGGCGGATTTATTTATTTCGGTTCACGCCAACAGCAGCGGATCATCCGCAGCAAGCGGCACAGAGACCTACTATCAGCGTGCAGACAGCAAGGCATTTGCGAACGTGATGCACAAATACCTTGTACAGGCTACCGGACTTAGTGACCGCGGGGTAAGATACGGCAACTTCCATGTTATCCGTGAAACTACAATGCCTGCAGTACTGCTGGAGGCAGGTTATCTCAGCAACAAAAAGGATGAGTCGCAATTGTTCACGGAATCTCTGCAGAACAAAGTGGCAGAATCAATTGTAAAAGGAATCAAAGAATACCTCGGTTTATAA
- a CDS encoding glutamate-5-semialdehyde dehydrogenase: MSEVVNKAGLAKETTGVLASLTTGQKNEALLIMAEALRNEAEQIIAANREDLERGRQAGTPESLLDRLALDVSRIEGIAEGLRQIAVLPDPVGDSLETIERPNGLTIEKVRVPLGVIGIIYEARPNVTVDAAGLCLKTGNAVVLRGGSSALSSNRKIVEVLHAALSGTAIPAAALQLIEDPNRSSVDEMLKLNGLLDVIIPRGGSSLIQNVVMNATVPVIETGAGICHTYLDASAKPEMAERISLNAKAQRPSVCNAMETLLVHREYAAQHLLSLAEAFREANVELRGCSGTVALVPWAQPATTEDFATEYNDYILNIRVVSGLDEALQHIAEFGTKHSECIVTEDSGQAARFLQEVDAAAVYHNASTRFTDGFEFGFGAEIGISTQKLHARGPMGLPALTSSKYKIYGSGQIRG, translated from the coding sequence ATGAGTGAAGTTGTAAACAAAGCGGGATTAGCCAAGGAAACAACGGGTGTGCTGGCCAGCCTGACCACGGGCCAAAAGAATGAAGCGCTGCTTATTATGGCCGAAGCCCTCCGTAATGAAGCCGAACAGATTATCGCTGCCAACAGAGAAGATCTGGAGCGCGGCCGCCAGGCCGGGACTCCTGAGTCGCTGCTCGACAGGCTGGCGCTGGATGTCAGCCGGATTGAAGGAATCGCCGAAGGGCTCCGCCAGATTGCCGTGCTCCCTGATCCGGTTGGCGACAGTCTGGAAACGATTGAGCGCCCGAACGGTCTTACGATTGAAAAAGTGCGCGTACCGCTCGGTGTCATCGGAATTATATATGAAGCCCGCCCGAACGTAACTGTAGATGCTGCAGGCTTGTGTCTGAAGACAGGCAATGCCGTTGTTCTCCGGGGCGGCTCCTCTGCCCTGTCCTCCAACCGCAAGATCGTTGAAGTGCTTCATGCCGCTCTTTCAGGAACTGCTATTCCTGCAGCTGCCCTGCAGCTGATCGAAGATCCCAACCGCTCCTCCGTAGATGAAATGCTCAAGCTTAACGGTCTGCTGGATGTCATCATTCCGCGCGGCGGCAGCTCCCTGATCCAGAATGTGGTGATGAACGCGACTGTACCTGTAATTGAAACAGGGGCAGGCATATGCCATACTTATCTCGACGCCAGCGCGAAGCCGGAAATGGCAGAGCGGATTAGCCTCAATGCCAAAGCCCAGCGTCCGTCCGTGTGTAATGCCATGGAGACCCTGCTTGTTCACCGTGAATACGCTGCTCAGCACCTGCTGTCTTTAGCGGAAGCATTCCGCGAAGCAAATGTCGAGCTGCGCGGCTGCTCCGGGACCGTTGCCCTTGTGCCTTGGGCACAGCCTGCAACCACTGAGGATTTTGCCACTGAATATAACGACTATATTCTCAATATCCGTGTGGTCAGCGGTTTGGATGAAGCACTGCAGCATATTGCGGAATTCGGCACCAAGCACTCCGAGTGTATTGTAACCGAAGATTCCGGGCAAGCAGCGCGCTTCCTGCAGGAAGTTGATGCCGCAGCTGTGTATCACAATGCCTCCACACGTTTCACAGACGGGTTTGAATTCGGCTTCGGCGCCGAAATCGGCATCAGCACCCAGAAGCTGCATGCACGCGGTCCTATGGGCCTGCCTGCACTCACTTCAAGCAAGTACAAAATTTACGGCTCCGGACAAATCCGGGGTTAG
- a CDS encoding IS3 family transposase produces MTNSSKKKRPELKFQFIEKHRSTFRIEKMCSVLGVSRSGYYKWRSTPPSDRKKRRDQLVERIEYHFHDNDAIYGSPKITRKLHEEGFTVSEKTVGRLMRARNLRSQAMGKFKVQTTDSNHDFPIAPNWLNQHFDVCTKPNQVWVTEITYIRIRQGTVYLASVLDLFTRKIVGWQLGNRMKVELISDALDKAYEAQKPDKGVIHHSDRGSQYASVEYRKKLKEYRMIRSMSRRGNCYDNACIESFHSILKRELIHRRPPFQTQKEAESHLFRYIEFFYNRKRIHSKLGYLSPDRFESQYYSKLKRAH; encoded by the coding sequence ATAACAAACAGTTCAAAGAAGAAAAGACCGGAGCTAAAGTTTCAGTTTATTGAGAAGCACCGCTCAACATTCCGGATTGAAAAGATGTGCAGCGTACTTGGTGTATCCCGAAGTGGGTATTACAAATGGCGGAGCACCCCTCCCAGTGACCGAAAAAAGCGCCGGGACCAGCTGGTAGAGCGTATTGAATACCACTTTCATGACAATGATGCGATTTATGGCAGCCCCAAAATCACTAGAAAATTGCACGAAGAAGGGTTTACCGTAAGTGAAAAAACAGTAGGCCGGCTTATGCGGGCACGGAATCTTCGCTCGCAAGCAATGGGGAAATTCAAAGTCCAAACAACGGATTCGAACCATGACTTCCCGATTGCTCCAAATTGGTTAAACCAACATTTCGATGTATGCACAAAACCTAACCAAGTCTGGGTCACCGAAATTACCTACATTCGTATCCGCCAAGGCACGGTTTATTTAGCGAGCGTTCTCGATTTATTTACGCGCAAGATTGTCGGCTGGCAGTTGGGAAACCGAATGAAAGTAGAGTTGATTTCTGACGCTCTAGACAAGGCTTATGAGGCCCAGAAACCGGACAAGGGAGTCATCCACCATTCGGACCGGGGAAGCCAGTATGCCTCTGTAGAGTACCGTAAGAAGTTAAAAGAGTACCGTATGATTCGCAGCATGAGCCGCCGGGGAAACTGCTACGATAATGCGTGCATTGAATCGTTCCACAGCATCCTTAAGCGAGAATTAATCCACCGTAGACCTCCCTTCCAGACTCAAAAGGAGGCTGAAAGCCATCTGTTTCGGTATATTGAGTTCTTTTACAACCGGAAACGAATACACAGTAAGCTAGGCTATCTCTCACCGGATCGCTTTGAGTCACAATATTACAGCAAGCTTAAACGTGCACATTGA